In the genome of Cryptomeria japonica chromosome 8, Sugi_1.0, whole genome shotgun sequence, one region contains:
- the LOC131031262 gene encoding uncharacterized protein LOC131031262 isoform X3, with protein MAMGSAQEILEEQLSRLSTLMEDYSIVENGPKVDKKGAWLIVKHIKFGRAKKNEAQETTKLVETSTSEMERGNSNETSESENKKLDRVVFPEGVFKRECSQFEEYAPLEKFKEFASEEVSSVDRIEEIPNADALLTIDTVEGIPSADALLISERNNKISSLNEEFKEECVSIEEKDTTEYRKDFAAEEVPCIDRVQEVPANFLLSSEREMHTNNALKEEPVVVDSINYTETKAKLGNLNASKHDDFDQPMETLSNTHSVLHHHNASNTGKQFPLDRPFKQSLGSTKAKDIEILKQEHSALHMSANLSNGPAEQDQLENYKHKQSVPVNASRQVIFGKIHSDQGRDVSNVEKPQTVDSVSESASGSIMANAKDATDDHKIHGSTVSVLTSTIFEDIQTSPIKLNHATPSKDQQKMTNSTPKISAASLRQALVNRSSGNQEKTGKRPLADILPKKANESRWAILKQVKPAHFDGNKNSSQISEVTSNIVEELQISPATLNNVTAAQDSHSISVGSAQISVGGLRQVLANSNSDDKEGASETGKWPLENLLSKKVCESRGDILGHHKPSCFDGNNNTTTSEIKSNIFEKVQTSALDLNNYAATQDQQNVAISSHQIASESLGQVLGNCSSNNQEISVSERGKEPLIDTILRKHSEPQQATFKQIKPSNSEDKNIVANVQLEFSNVECHAVRDDTRQDPPYASPSNKGHDISNIGKQIPLASESVPAKVLFETNEIFPQGQFLAINANEDATTQSEIGVKVLKQAISSEHKNLPLSGVQVISNPLPRDPLEIPSTKSIPWDDGRKVPTGENPIGRGKHSSVTGKQPPSNSLSEQASVSGGSCWGVFSQPKSCVVETQRHPAKSTENQSNPSSFDNYKDATTTIAATSNGNLKKCVPEKEKQPLANLHPEKASESQSTTFTWIKPSHFEGDDNTTTQDQPRVSNSNYHSNSDNTKQNHYSSNSQGDNISNVEKQIPVASDSTPVKVLEETYSILSYGQSSAVDVNGASPMQTENRIQNTKLTIPSEHKKQDLSGIKSILGGHSAKKEVTQKSVDLSPKPVSKTGVSTYGISKQLPLSSVRVNNTAMPRDSLEIPNYDTIQWDDARKAPAVDSPRDQGNHASFTGKQSPNVSYPRQASVTGGSRWGIFSQQKGSVLQNQRDPVKMSQYQSKEPNIIRETNIGASIETQSDAEPRHLHIQTQMKVPISGTGTPKLDLLQTENKIVTEPKQKGWGIFSKKVPTKHLDTKEKSEL; from the exons ATGGCAATGGGCTCGGCACAGGAAATTTTGGAAGAACAACTATCACGGCTTTCAACTTTG ATGGAAGATTATTCCATTGTGGAAAATGGGCCTAAGGTAGATAAAAAAGGTGCATGGTTAATAGTGAAGCATATCAAGTTTGGACGTGCAAAGAAAAATGAAGCACAAGAAACTACCAAGCTGGTTGAAACAAGTACGAGTGAAATGGAAAGGGGTAATTCTAATGAAACAAGTGAGAGTGAAAACAAGAAGCTTGATAGAGTTGTGTTCCCTGAGGGTGTATTTAAAAGAGAATGCAGCCAATTTGAAGAGTATGCTCCTCTTGAGAAGTTCAAAGAGTTTGCTTCTGAAGAAGTTTCTAGTGTAGATAGAATAGAAGAAATCCCTAATGCTGATGCCCTATTAACCATAGATACAGTAGAAGGAATACCTAGCGCTGATGCTCTTTTAATCAGTGAGAGAAATAACAAAATTTCATCACTTAATGAAGAATTCAAGGAAGAATGTGTATCAATTGAAGAGAAAGATACTACTGAGTATCGCAAAGATTTTGCAGCTGAAGAAGTTCCATGCATAGATAGAGTCCAAGAAGTCCCTGCCAATTTCCTTTTATCTAGTGAAAGAGAAATGCATACTAATAATGCTCTCAAAGAAGAGCCAGTGGTTGTTGACAGCATCAATTATACTGAAACAAAAGCCAAGCTTGGAAATTTAAATGCTAGTAAACATGATGATTTTGATCAACCAATGGAAACTCTTTCTAACACCCATTCTGTATTGCATCATCATAATGCTTCAAATACTGGAAAACAGTTTCCTTTAGATCGTCCTTTTAAGCAATCTCTTGGTTCTACCAAAGCTAAAGACATTGAAATTCTGAAGCAG GAGCACTCTGCCTTGCACATGTCTGCTAATTTGAGCAATGGACCAGCAGAACAAGACCAGCTTGAGAATTATAAACATAAGCAGTCTGTACCAGTTAATGCTTCAAGGCAAGTTATATTTGGCAAAATTCACAGTGACCAAGGGCGTGATGTTTCAAATGTTGAGAAGCCACAAACTGTAGATTCAGTTTCTGAGTCTGCCAGTGGTTCCATCATGGCTAATGCAAAAGATGCAACCGATGACCATAAGATTCATGGTTCCACAGTGAGTGTATTAACAAGCACTATTTTTGAAGACATTCAAACCTCACCTATCAAGTTGAACCATGCCACTCCATCAAAAGATCAACAGAAAATGACAAATAGCACTCCAAAAATTTCTGCTGCTAGTTTAAGGCAAGCCCTTGTCAACCGCAGTTCTGGTAACCAAGAAAAAACAGGAAAGCGACCTTTGGCAGATATTCTTCCCAAGAAGGCCAATGAATCCCGGTGGGCTATTTTGAAACAGGTAAAGCCAGCACATTTTGATGGCAATAAAAATAGCTCCCAAATTAGTGAAGTAACAAGTAATATTGTTGAAGAGCTGCAGATCTCACCTGCCACTTTGAATAATGTTACTGCAGCACAAGATTCACACAGTATCTCAGTTGGCAGTGCACAAATTTCTGTTGGTGGATTGAGGCAAGTTCTTGCCAACAGCAATTCTGATGACAAAGAAGGTGCATCAGAAACAGGAAAGTGGCCTTTGGAAAATTTGCTTTCAAAGAAAGTATGTGAATCTAGGGGGGATATTTTAGGGCATCATAAGCCATCATGTTTTGATGGCAATAATAATACCACCACAAGTGAAATAAAAAGCAATATTTTTGAAAAGGTGCAAACCTCAGCCCTTGATTTGAATAATTATGCTGCAACACAAGATCAACAGAATGTAGCAATTAGCAGTCATCAAATTGCTTCCGAATCTCTAGGGCAAGTTCTTGGTAACTGCAGTTCTAATAACCAGGAAATAAGTGTATCAGAAAGAGGAAAGGAACCTTTGATTGATACGATTCTCAGAAAGCACAGTGAACCTCAGCAGGCAACATTTAAACAGATAAAGCCATCAAATTCTGAAGATAAAAATATTGTAGCAAACGTTCAACTTGAATTTTCAAATGTTGAGTGTCATGCTGTCAGGGATGACACAAGGCAAGATCCTCCTTACGCCAGTCCTAGTAACAAAGGGCATGACATTTCAAATATAGGAAAGCAAATACCTTTAGCATCTGAATCTGTCCCAGCTAAAGTTTTATTTGAAACTAATGAAATTTTTCCACAGGGTCAATTCTTGGCTATTAATGCAAATGAAGATGCTACCACACAAAGTGAAATCGGAGTAAAAGTTTTGAAACAAGCTATTTCCAGTGAGCACAAAAATCTGCCACTGTCAGGCGTTCAAGTGATTAGTAATCCCTTGCCAAGAGATCCATTGGAAATTCCAAGTACTAAAAGCATCCCTTGGGACGATGGAAGGAAAGTTCCGACTGGTGAAAATCCTATTGGTCGAGGGAAGCACTCTTCAGTCACAGGAAAGCAGCCTCCTTCAAATTCATTGTCCGAGCAAGCTTCTGTTTCAGGAGGATCTTGCTGGGGTGTTTTCAGCCAGCCAAAAAGCTGTGTTGTTGAAACTCAAAGACATCCGGCAAAGTCAACAGAGAATCAGTCTAAtccatcaagttttgacaattataaggatgcCACCACAACTATTGCAGCAACAAGCAATGGTAACCTCAAAAAGTGTGTTCCAGAAAAAGAAAAGCAGCCTTTGGCAAATTTGCATCCCGAGAAGGCCAGCGAATCTCAGTCAACCACTTTTACATGGATAAAGCCGTCACATTTTGAGGGTGATGATAATACTACAACACAGGATCAACCTAGAGTTTCAAATTCTAATTATCACTCTAACAGTGATAACACAAAGCAAAATCATTATAGTTCTAACAGCCAAGGGGATAATATTTCAAATGTAGAAAAGCAAATACCTGTAGCATCAGATTCAACTCCTGTCAAAGTATTGGAAGAAACTTACAGTATATTATCATATGGACAATCATCTGCCGTTGATGTAAATGGTGCTTCTCCAATGCAAACAGAAAATAGAATTCAAAATACCAAACTAACTATTCCCAGTGAACATAAGAAACAAGATCTTTCTGGTATCAAATCTATTCTGGGAGGGCATTCTGCTAAAAAGGAAGTCACACAGAAATCTGTTGATTTGAGTCCTAAGCCAGTCAGTAAGACAGGAGTGTCTACTTATGGTATTTCCAAGCAGCTGCCACTGTCATCTGTTCGAGTGAATAATACTGCCATGCCAAGAGATTCATTGGAGATTCCAAACTATGACACTATCCAATGGGATGATGCAAGGAAAGCTCCCGCTGTTGACAGTCCAAGAGACCAAGGGAACCATGCTTCATTCACAGGAAAACAGTCTCCTAATGTTTCATATCCTAGGCAAGCTTCTGTTACAGGAGGTTCTCGCTGGGGTATTTTCAGTCAGCAAAAAGGTTCTGTTCTTCAAAATCAAAGAGATCCTGTAAAGATGTCACAGTATCAATCTAAAGAACCTAATATCATTCGGGAAACCAATATTGGTGCATCTATTGAAACTCAAAGTGATGCAGAACCGAGACATCTTCACATTCAAACCCAAATGAAGGTTCCCATCAGTGGTACTGGTACCCCAAAGCTGGATTTACTGCAGACTGAAAATAAGATTGTTACTGAGCCAAAACAAAAAGGTTGGGGTATATTCAGCAAGAAGGTTCCTACCAAGCATTTGGATACTAAGGAGAAATCAGAATTGTGA
- the LOC131031262 gene encoding uncharacterized protein LOC131031262 isoform X2: MAKRLLERGYRVKCMAMGSAQEILEEQLSRLSTLMEDYSIVENGPKVDKKGAWLIVKHIKFGRAKKNEAQETTKLVETSTSEMERGNSNETSESENKKLDRVVFPEGVFKRECSQFEEYAPLEKFKEFASEEVSSVDRIEEIPNADALLTIDTVEGIPSADALLISERNNKISSLNEEFKEECVSIEEKDTTEYRKDFAAEEVPCIDRVQEVPANFLLSSEREMHTNNALKEEPVVVDSINYTETKAKLGNLNASKHDDFDQPMETLSNTHSVLHHHNASNTGKQFPLDRPFKQSLGSTKAKDIEILKQEHSALHMSANLSNGPAEQDQLENYKHKQSVPVNASRQVIFGKIHSDQGRDVSNVEKPQTVDSVSESASGSIMANAKDATDDHKIHGSTVSVLTSTIFEDIQTSPIKLNHATPSKDQQKMTNSTPKISAASLRQALVNRSSGNQEKTGKRPLADILPKKANESRWAILKQVKPAHFDGNKNSSQISEVTSNIVEELQISPATLNNVTAAQDSHSISVGSAQISVGGLRQVLANSNSDDKEGASETGKWPLENLLSKKVCESRGDILGHHKPSCFDGNNNTTTSEIKSNIFEKVQTSALDLNNYAATQDQQNVAISSHQIASESLGQVLGNCSSNNQEISVSERGKEPLIDTILRKHSEPQQATFKQIKPSNSEDKNIVANVQLEFSNVECHAVRDDTRQDPPYASPSNKGHDISNIGKQIPLASESVPAKVLFETNEIFPQGQFLAINANEDATTQSEIGVKVLKQAISSEHKNLPLSGVQVISNPLPRDPLEIPSTKSIPWDDGRKVPTGENPIGRGKHSSVTGKQPPSNSLSEQASVSGGSCWGVFSQPKSCVVETQRHPAKSTENQSNPSSFDNYKDATTTIAATSNGNLKKCVPEKEKQPLANLHPEKASESQSTTFTWIKPSHFEGDDNTTTQDQPRVSNSNYHSNSDNTKQNHYSSNSQGDNISNVEKQIPVASDSTPVKVLEETYSILSYGQSSAVDVNGASPMQTENRIQNTKLTIPSEHKKQDLSGIKSILGGHSAKKEVTQKSVDLSPKPVSKTGVSTYGISKQLPLSSVRVNNTAMPRDSLEIPNYDTIQWDDARKAPAVDSPRDQGNHASFTGKQSPNVSYPRQASVTGGSRWGIFSQQKGSVLQNQRDPVKMSQYQSKEPNIIRETNIGASIETQSDAEPRHLHIQTQMKVPISGTGTPKLDLLQTENKIVTEPKQKGWGIFSKKVPTKHLDTKEKSEL; the protein is encoded by the exons atggcAAAGCGGCTCCTGGAACGTGGTTACCGTGTAAAG TGTATGGCAATGGGCTCGGCACAGGAAATTTTGGAAGAACAACTATCACGGCTTTCAACTTTG ATGGAAGATTATTCCATTGTGGAAAATGGGCCTAAGGTAGATAAAAAAGGTGCATGGTTAATAGTGAAGCATATCAAGTTTGGACGTGCAAAGAAAAATGAAGCACAAGAAACTACCAAGCTGGTTGAAACAAGTACGAGTGAAATGGAAAGGGGTAATTCTAATGAAACAAGTGAGAGTGAAAACAAGAAGCTTGATAGAGTTGTGTTCCCTGAGGGTGTATTTAAAAGAGAATGCAGCCAATTTGAAGAGTATGCTCCTCTTGAGAAGTTCAAAGAGTTTGCTTCTGAAGAAGTTTCTAGTGTAGATAGAATAGAAGAAATCCCTAATGCTGATGCCCTATTAACCATAGATACAGTAGAAGGAATACCTAGCGCTGATGCTCTTTTAATCAGTGAGAGAAATAACAAAATTTCATCACTTAATGAAGAATTCAAGGAAGAATGTGTATCAATTGAAGAGAAAGATACTACTGAGTATCGCAAAGATTTTGCAGCTGAAGAAGTTCCATGCATAGATAGAGTCCAAGAAGTCCCTGCCAATTTCCTTTTATCTAGTGAAAGAGAAATGCATACTAATAATGCTCTCAAAGAAGAGCCAGTGGTTGTTGACAGCATCAATTATACTGAAACAAAAGCCAAGCTTGGAAATTTAAATGCTAGTAAACATGATGATTTTGATCAACCAATGGAAACTCTTTCTAACACCCATTCTGTATTGCATCATCATAATGCTTCAAATACTGGAAAACAGTTTCCTTTAGATCGTCCTTTTAAGCAATCTCTTGGTTCTACCAAAGCTAAAGACATTGAAATTCTGAAGCAG GAGCACTCTGCCTTGCACATGTCTGCTAATTTGAGCAATGGACCAGCAGAACAAGACCAGCTTGAGAATTATAAACATAAGCAGTCTGTACCAGTTAATGCTTCAAGGCAAGTTATATTTGGCAAAATTCACAGTGACCAAGGGCGTGATGTTTCAAATGTTGAGAAGCCACAAACTGTAGATTCAGTTTCTGAGTCTGCCAGTGGTTCCATCATGGCTAATGCAAAAGATGCAACCGATGACCATAAGATTCATGGTTCCACAGTGAGTGTATTAACAAGCACTATTTTTGAAGACATTCAAACCTCACCTATCAAGTTGAACCATGCCACTCCATCAAAAGATCAACAGAAAATGACAAATAGCACTCCAAAAATTTCTGCTGCTAGTTTAAGGCAAGCCCTTGTCAACCGCAGTTCTGGTAACCAAGAAAAAACAGGAAAGCGACCTTTGGCAGATATTCTTCCCAAGAAGGCCAATGAATCCCGGTGGGCTATTTTGAAACAGGTAAAGCCAGCACATTTTGATGGCAATAAAAATAGCTCCCAAATTAGTGAAGTAACAAGTAATATTGTTGAAGAGCTGCAGATCTCACCTGCCACTTTGAATAATGTTACTGCAGCACAAGATTCACACAGTATCTCAGTTGGCAGTGCACAAATTTCTGTTGGTGGATTGAGGCAAGTTCTTGCCAACAGCAATTCTGATGACAAAGAAGGTGCATCAGAAACAGGAAAGTGGCCTTTGGAAAATTTGCTTTCAAAGAAAGTATGTGAATCTAGGGGGGATATTTTAGGGCATCATAAGCCATCATGTTTTGATGGCAATAATAATACCACCACAAGTGAAATAAAAAGCAATATTTTTGAAAAGGTGCAAACCTCAGCCCTTGATTTGAATAATTATGCTGCAACACAAGATCAACAGAATGTAGCAATTAGCAGTCATCAAATTGCTTCCGAATCTCTAGGGCAAGTTCTTGGTAACTGCAGTTCTAATAACCAGGAAATAAGTGTATCAGAAAGAGGAAAGGAACCTTTGATTGATACGATTCTCAGAAAGCACAGTGAACCTCAGCAGGCAACATTTAAACAGATAAAGCCATCAAATTCTGAAGATAAAAATATTGTAGCAAACGTTCAACTTGAATTTTCAAATGTTGAGTGTCATGCTGTCAGGGATGACACAAGGCAAGATCCTCCTTACGCCAGTCCTAGTAACAAAGGGCATGACATTTCAAATATAGGAAAGCAAATACCTTTAGCATCTGAATCTGTCCCAGCTAAAGTTTTATTTGAAACTAATGAAATTTTTCCACAGGGTCAATTCTTGGCTATTAATGCAAATGAAGATGCTACCACACAAAGTGAAATCGGAGTAAAAGTTTTGAAACAAGCTATTTCCAGTGAGCACAAAAATCTGCCACTGTCAGGCGTTCAAGTGATTAGTAATCCCTTGCCAAGAGATCCATTGGAAATTCCAAGTACTAAAAGCATCCCTTGGGACGATGGAAGGAAAGTTCCGACTGGTGAAAATCCTATTGGTCGAGGGAAGCACTCTTCAGTCACAGGAAAGCAGCCTCCTTCAAATTCATTGTCCGAGCAAGCTTCTGTTTCAGGAGGATCTTGCTGGGGTGTTTTCAGCCAGCCAAAAAGCTGTGTTGTTGAAACTCAAAGACATCCGGCAAAGTCAACAGAGAATCAGTCTAAtccatcaagttttgacaattataaggatgcCACCACAACTATTGCAGCAACAAGCAATGGTAACCTCAAAAAGTGTGTTCCAGAAAAAGAAAAGCAGCCTTTGGCAAATTTGCATCCCGAGAAGGCCAGCGAATCTCAGTCAACCACTTTTACATGGATAAAGCCGTCACATTTTGAGGGTGATGATAATACTACAACACAGGATCAACCTAGAGTTTCAAATTCTAATTATCACTCTAACAGTGATAACACAAAGCAAAATCATTATAGTTCTAACAGCCAAGGGGATAATATTTCAAATGTAGAAAAGCAAATACCTGTAGCATCAGATTCAACTCCTGTCAAAGTATTGGAAGAAACTTACAGTATATTATCATATGGACAATCATCTGCCGTTGATGTAAATGGTGCTTCTCCAATGCAAACAGAAAATAGAATTCAAAATACCAAACTAACTATTCCCAGTGAACATAAGAAACAAGATCTTTCTGGTATCAAATCTATTCTGGGAGGGCATTCTGCTAAAAAGGAAGTCACACAGAAATCTGTTGATTTGAGTCCTAAGCCAGTCAGTAAGACAGGAGTGTCTACTTATGGTATTTCCAAGCAGCTGCCACTGTCATCTGTTCGAGTGAATAATACTGCCATGCCAAGAGATTCATTGGAGATTCCAAACTATGACACTATCCAATGGGATGATGCAAGGAAAGCTCCCGCTGTTGACAGTCCAAGAGACCAAGGGAACCATGCTTCATTCACAGGAAAACAGTCTCCTAATGTTTCATATCCTAGGCAAGCTTCTGTTACAGGAGGTTCTCGCTGGGGTATTTTCAGTCAGCAAAAAGGTTCTGTTCTTCAAAATCAAAGAGATCCTGTAAAGATGTCACAGTATCAATCTAAAGAACCTAATATCATTCGGGAAACCAATATTGGTGCATCTATTGAAACTCAAAGTGATGCAGAACCGAGACATCTTCACATTCAAACCCAAATGAAGGTTCCCATCAGTGGTACTGGTACCCCAAAGCTGGATTTACTGCAGACTGAAAATAAGATTGTTACTGAGCCAAAACAAAAAGGTTGGGGTATATTCAGCAAGAAGGTTCCTACCAAGCATTTGGATACTAAGGAGAAATCAGAATTGTGA